From one Staphylococcus kloosii genomic stretch:
- a CDS encoding GrpB family protein → MQVEVITHNPRWKNEFEQEAQKIKEIYQELILDIHHIGSTSVPGLIAKPIIDIMPVVSDINAVDKFDQQMRALGYEPLGENGIVGRRFFRKDNEALGKRTHHVHVFDQHSHDEIIRHLAFKAYLIAHPNIANQYGNLKSRLAATYPNDIESYMAGKNEFIKETEKQAVTWYEDKLSH, encoded by the coding sequence ATGCAAGTCGAGGTCATAACACATAATCCACGCTGGAAAAATGAATTTGAACAGGAAGCACAAAAGATAAAAGAGATTTATCAAGAATTGATACTAGACATACATCATATCGGCAGTACCTCTGTGCCAGGTTTAATAGCAAAGCCCATTATTGATATAATGCCCGTTGTCAGCGACATTAATGCAGTCGATAAGTTTGATCAACAGATGCGCGCACTTGGTTATGAGCCACTTGGAGAAAATGGTATAGTCGGACGACGCTTTTTCAGAAAAGATAATGAGGCTTTAGGTAAAAGAACACATCATGTGCATGTCTTTGATCAACACAGCCATGACGAAATTATTAGACATCTAGCTTTTAAAGCATATTTAATTGCTCATCCAAATATAGCAAACCAATATGGTAATTTAAAATCAAGACTGGCCGCAACGTACCCTAACGACATTGAGTCATACATGGCTGGCAAAAATGAGTTCATCAAAGAGACCGAAAAACAAGCAGTGACGTGGTATGAAGATAAACTTAGCCACTAA
- the mdh gene encoding malate dehydrogenase, producing the protein MSKKKVSIIGGGNTGATLAFIVAQQELADVVLIDRPQSEKPAQGKALDILESSPIFGFDVSINAASDYEATKDSDVVVITAGVARKPNMSRDDLVQTNEQIMKDVTEQIVKYSPECKIIVLTNPVDAMTYTVYKTSGFPKERVIGQSGVLDTARYQTFIAQELNVSVKDVKGLVLGGHGDTMVPLVHSTNVNGVAVRELLASDVLDKIVERTKQGGAEIVNLLGNGSAYYAPAAALYSMIEAIIKDQHRLLPTITLLEGEYGYNDIYLGVPTILGANGIEQIVELELDEFEKEQLQDSAESVMNVKNALKF; encoded by the coding sequence ATGTCTAAAAAGAAAGTATCAATTATTGGGGGCGGCAATACGGGTGCAACGTTAGCATTTATTGTGGCACAGCAAGAACTAGCAGATGTAGTGTTAATTGATAGACCTCAAAGTGAAAAACCGGCTCAAGGTAAAGCGTTGGATATATTAGAAAGTAGTCCTATTTTTGGTTTTGATGTAAGTATTAATGCTGCCTCAGATTATGAAGCTACAAAGGATTCGGATGTCGTAGTTATTACTGCTGGTGTAGCAAGAAAGCCTAACATGAGTAGGGATGACCTGGTACAAACAAACGAACAAATCATGAAAGATGTTACTGAACAAATCGTAAAATATTCTCCTGAATGTAAAATCATTGTCTTAACAAATCCTGTCGATGCAATGACTTATACAGTATATAAAACTTCAGGCTTTCCGAAAGAACGCGTTATCGGTCAATCTGGTGTATTAGATACGGCACGTTATCAAACGTTTATTGCTCAAGAACTCAATGTTTCTGTTAAAGACGTGAAAGGTCTTGTCTTAGGTGGCCATGGCGATACGATGGTGCCACTCGTACATTCAACTAATGTTAATGGCGTCGCGGTAAGAGAGCTATTAGCAAGCGATGTATTAGATAAAATTGTAGAGCGCACTAAACAAGGTGGGGCAGAAATTGTTAACTTATTAGGGAACGGTTCAGCATATTATGCGCCAGCTGCAGCACTATACAGTATGATAGAAGCAATTATTAAAGATCAACATCGTTTATTGCCAACGATTACACTTTTAGAAGGTGAATATGGTTACAACGATATATATTTAGGCGTTCCAACGATATTAGGTGCGAACGGAATTGAACAAATTGTGGAATTAGAATTAGATGAATTTGAAAAAGAACAATTACAAGATTCAGCAGAATCAGTGATGAATGTAAAAAATGCTTTGAAATTCTAA
- a CDS encoding helix-turn-helix domain-containing protein yields the protein MELAKIIKKHRELNHWSQEELAEKLHVSRQSISKWESGTNYPSLDILVSMSDLFDITLDHLVKGDSEFKQQILDGKLNKHDKRGRTMGDFFAGYWWLIFPLGGFFYGIFAQIVKLFQ from the coding sequence ATGGAATTGGCTAAAATTATTAAAAAGCATCGCGAATTAAATCATTGGTCACAGGAAGAACTAGCCGAAAAATTACACGTTTCAAGACAAAGCATTTCAAAATGGGAAAGCGGAACGAACTATCCTTCACTAGATATCCTAGTTTCTATGAGTGATTTATTTGATATTACGTTGGACCATTTAGTTAAAGGAGATAGTGAATTTAAACAACAAATTTTAGACGGTAAATTAAATAAGCATGATAAAAGAGGACGAACAATGGGAGACTTTTTTGCAGGATATTGGTGGCTTATCTTCCCTCTTGGCGGTTTCTTTTACGGTATCTTCGCCCAAATCGTTAAACTTTTCCAATAA
- a CDS encoding MFS transporter, producing the protein MSAQSITIHTKQDIIDYVNRQKNAKRTALLLIIVLGTIFLDAYDLTILGTATDQLTSEFKLSPSYLSIVMTAMPFGAFFGAAIGGFFADKFGRKLILSVSLISLIIGSLGAALSPTPAILLCFRLLMGFAIGMDSPVAFTFVSEISNQKDKGRNVNYWQVVWYIAVVSSALLVMLFYALGTGTLLWRYTVGLGAVFATIILVLRLFYLSESPTWSMKNKTLVQASRELEKNYNINVNIEPYEGENEEFKRTEVKHPLRTLFNKRYRKRTILATAIATLQGMQYYAIGLYIPLIAAYVIGNNKLESLSGTALINIAGIIGGLTGALLTTKFGARRLTITGFSIVAFTMIIIGLFYGHTYTWLIAFMVALFLFGHAGGPGTQGKAIAALSYPTILRGKGTGFVESISRFGSMFGTFVFPIILASFGLNKTMLIIAIFPILGLIITKLIKWEPVGKDLEYEDQYIEKV; encoded by the coding sequence ATGTCTGCACAATCTATCACTATACATACGAAGCAGGACATTATTGATTATGTAAATAGACAAAAAAACGCTAAGCGTACGGCCTTATTATTAATCATCGTATTAGGTACCATCTTTTTAGATGCTTATGATTTAACAATTTTAGGTACGGCGACAGATCAATTAACGTCAGAATTTAAGTTATCACCAAGTTATCTATCAATTGTTATGACGGCAATGCCGTTTGGTGCATTCTTCGGGGCTGCTATCGGAGGATTTTTCGCAGATAAATTTGGGCGTAAACTTATTTTATCTGTATCATTGATTTCACTAATTATCGGGTCTTTAGGTGCTGCATTATCGCCTACACCGGCTATTTTACTTTGCTTTAGATTATTAATGGGTTTTGCCATTGGTATGGATAGCCCAGTAGCATTTACTTTCGTATCTGAAATTAGTAACCAAAAAGATAAAGGCCGTAACGTAAACTATTGGCAAGTTGTTTGGTACATTGCAGTCGTTTCATCTGCGTTACTTGTTATGTTATTTTACGCTTTAGGTACTGGCACATTATTATGGCGCTATACAGTAGGTCTAGGTGCTGTCTTCGCTACAATAATTTTAGTGCTACGCCTATTTTATTTAAGTGAAAGTCCTACATGGTCGATGAAAAACAAAACACTAGTCCAGGCTAGCCGTGAATTAGAAAAAAACTATAACATTAATGTAAATATTGAACCTTATGAAGGTGAAAATGAAGAATTTAAACGTACAGAGGTAAAACACCCACTACGTACATTGTTTAATAAACGTTACCGTAAAAGAACAATATTAGCTACCGCTATCGCTACGTTACAAGGTATGCAATACTATGCAATTGGTTTATATATTCCATTAATCGCTGCTTACGTTATTGGAAATAATAAACTAGAATCACTTTCTGGTACAGCTTTAATTAACATTGCCGGCATTATCGGTGGTTTGACTGGTGCCTTATTAACAACTAAATTTGGTGCCCGCAGATTAACAATTACAGGTTTCAGCATCGTAGCATTCACAATGATTATAATTGGATTGTTTTACGGACATACGTATACTTGGCTAATTGCCTTTATGGTTGCACTATTCCTATTCGGACATGCAGGTGGACCAGGTACACAAGGGAAAGCTATCGCCGCTTTATCATATCCAACAATTTTACGTGGTAAAGGAACAGGTTTTGTAGAATCAATCAGTCGTTTCGGGAGTATGTTTGGTACATTCGTCTTTCCAATTATTTTAGCAAGCTTTGGTTTAAATAAAACAATGCTTATCATTGCTATCTTCCCTATCTTAGGTTTAATCATTACTAAACTTATTAAATGGGAACCAGTCGGTAAAGACTTAGAGTACGAAGATCAATATATTGAAAAAGTTTAG
- a CDS encoding glycerophosphoryl diester phosphodiesterase, producing the protein MFTVYGHRGLPSQAPENTIASFKSASKAEGINWIELDVTITDDEQLVIIHDDYLDRTTNMSGEVTSYNYSEIKSASAGAWYSNKFKNEHLPTFDDVIDFANDYNMNLNIELKGVTGPKGTELSKSMVQQVSDKLQNLSNDQQILISSFNVMLVKLAEKLMPHFKRAVIFKAAAFEEDWRTILDFCNSKTVNIEDKSLTKAKVKAIKEAGYELNVWTVNKVMRANQLANWGVDGVFTDNADKLSHLQEV; encoded by the coding sequence ATGTTTACTGTCTATGGACATAGAGGCTTGCCAAGTCAAGCACCAGAGAACACCATAGCATCATTTAAATCTGCATCAAAAGCCGAAGGAATTAATTGGATTGAATTAGACGTGACGATTACCGATGACGAACAATTAGTTATTATTCATGACGATTATTTAGACCGTACGACAAACATGTCAGGCGAAGTTACAAGTTATAATTATAGTGAAATTAAATCAGCTTCAGCAGGTGCTTGGTACAGTAATAAATTTAAAAATGAACATCTACCAACGTTTGATGATGTAATTGATTTTGCCAATGATTATAACATGAATTTAAATATTGAATTAAAAGGCGTTACAGGACCAAAAGGTACAGAGTTATCAAAAAGCATGGTCCAACAAGTTAGTGACAAGTTGCAAAATTTGAGTAATGATCAACAAATATTGATTTCTAGCTTTAATGTAATGCTAGTAAAATTAGCCGAAAAACTGATGCCACACTTCAAGCGTGCAGTAATATTTAAGGCAGCAGCATTTGAAGAAGATTGGCGTACAATATTAGACTTCTGTAATTCCAAAACAGTAAACATCGAAGATAAATCACTCACAAAAGCAAAAGTTAAAGCAATTAAAGAAGCAGGCTACGAGCTCAACGTATGGACCGTCAACAAAGTAATGCGTGCCAACCAATTAGCCAATTGGGGCGTAGACGGCGTCTTCACTGACAACGCAGACAAATTGAGCCATTTACAAGAAGTATAA